From Micromonospora nigra, one genomic window encodes:
- a CDS encoding 6-phosphofructokinase encodes MRIGVLTGGGDCPGLNAVIRAVVRKGVASYGHEFVGFQDGWKGPLEGLSRPLGIAEVRGILPRGGTILGSSRTNPFKIENGVERIKENLAAQGVDALIAIGGEDTLGVATKLHELGVNVVGVPKTIDNDLGATDYTFGFDTAVNIAMEAIDRLHTTAESHHRTLVVEVMGRHAGWIALHAGLAGGANVILLPERQFDVEQVAGYVEKRFQHQYAPIVVVAEGAQPLDGQMVLHNQELDAFGHVRLGGIGQWLAEQLEAKTGKEARTVVLGHIQRGGTPTAFDRVLATRLGLQAIDAVHEGDWGKMVAMQSTDIVRVPLADATAELKTVPLERYAEAEVFFGS; translated from the coding sequence ATGCGTATCGGCGTGCTCACCGGCGGCGGCGACTGCCCGGGTCTCAACGCGGTCATCCGGGCGGTGGTCCGCAAGGGCGTCGCCAGTTACGGCCACGAGTTCGTGGGCTTCCAGGACGGCTGGAAGGGCCCGCTGGAGGGCCTGTCCCGCCCGCTGGGCATCGCGGAGGTGCGCGGCATCCTGCCGCGCGGCGGCACCATCCTCGGCTCGTCCCGGACCAACCCATTCAAGATCGAGAACGGCGTCGAGCGGATCAAGGAGAACCTGGCCGCCCAGGGCGTCGACGCGCTCATCGCCATCGGCGGCGAGGACACCCTGGGTGTGGCGACCAAGCTCCACGAGCTGGGCGTCAACGTCGTCGGCGTACCGAAGACCATCGACAACGACCTCGGCGCGACCGACTACACCTTCGGGTTCGACACCGCGGTGAACATCGCGATGGAGGCCATCGACCGGCTGCACACCACCGCCGAGAGCCACCACCGCACCCTCGTCGTCGAGGTGATGGGCCGGCACGCCGGCTGGATCGCCCTGCACGCCGGCCTCGCCGGCGGTGCCAACGTGATCCTGCTGCCCGAGCGGCAGTTCGACGTCGAGCAGGTCGCCGGGTACGTCGAGAAGCGTTTCCAGCACCAGTACGCCCCCATCGTCGTGGTCGCCGAGGGCGCCCAGCCGCTGGACGGCCAGATGGTCCTGCACAACCAGGAGCTCGACGCCTTCGGCCACGTCCGCCTCGGCGGCATCGGCCAGTGGCTGGCCGAGCAGTTGGAGGCCAAGACCGGCAAGGAGGCCCGCACGGTCGTGCTGGGGCACATCCAGCGCGGCGGGACCCCCACCGCCTTCGACCGGGTGCTCGCCACCCGGCTGGGCCTGCAGGCCATCGACGCCGTCCACGAGGGCGACTGGGGCAAGATGGTCGCCATGCAGAGCACGGACATCGTCC